One Staphylococcus simiae genomic region harbors:
- a CDS encoding DUF4064 domain-containing protein: protein MDRKAEKILTWIGVGFQALASIVGALLLVLVIIGLTEDIALSSDETLGLVILFIIGIGSWVMLVAGIIAGIKINNSPKGAGITLVVIGALSFFFNFISGVLWLIAGILLLTRTPNPEVGQYNANQTTDTTNEQSVYHDYSNQETQQRHHVDDLTSEHQNKDQDPYKY from the coding sequence ATGGATAGAAAAGCTGAAAAAATTCTGACGTGGATAGGTGTTGGCTTTCAAGCATTGGCATCAATTGTAGGTGCATTGTTGTTAGTACTTGTTATCATAGGATTAACTGAGGATATTGCCTTATCAAGTGACGAAACATTAGGTCTAGTCATTCTGTTTATCATTGGCATAGGTTCATGGGTGATGCTAGTTGCAGGAATTATTGCAGGTATTAAAATTAATAACAGTCCTAAAGGTGCGGGAATTACCTTAGTTGTCATTGGTGCACTAAGTTTCTTCTTTAATTTTATTAGTGGTGTACTATGGCTTATTGCGGGTATTTTACTATTAACAAGAACTCCTAATCCTGAAGTCGGTCAATACAATGCTAATCAAACAACAGATACAACTAACGAGCAATCTGTATATCATGATTATTCAAATCAAGAAACTCAGCAACGTCATCACGTTGATGACTTAACATCTGAGCATCAAAATAAAGATCAAGATCCATATAAATATTAA
- a CDS encoding (S)-acetoin forming diacetyl reductase → MTNNKVAVVTGGAQGIGFKISERLFNDGFNVAIVDYNEQGAQQAAQQLSSDGSRAIAIKADVANRDDVFNAVRQTVEHFGDFHVIVNNAGLGPMTPIDSITPEQFDKVYGVNVAGVLWGIQAAHEQFKQLNHGGKIINATSQAGVEGNAGLSLYSSTKFAVRGLTQVAARDLALEGITVNAFAPGIVNTPMMESIAKSTAEEAGQPEEWGWQQFSSQIALGRLSEPEDVSNVVGFLAGKDSDYITGQTIIVDGGMRFH, encoded by the coding sequence ATGACAAACAATAAAGTTGCAGTAGTTACAGGTGGCGCACAAGGTATTGGATTCAAAATATCCGAGCGCTTATTCAATGATGGCTTTAATGTTGCGATAGTTGACTATAATGAACAAGGTGCACAACAAGCAGCTCAACAATTATCTAGCGATGGTTCAAGAGCTATTGCTATTAAAGCAGACGTAGCTAATCGTGATGATGTGTTTAATGCAGTTAGACAAACTGTGGAACATTTTGGGGATTTCCATGTCATTGTTAACAATGCAGGCCTTGGACCAATGACGCCAATTGATTCAATCACACCAGAACAATTTGATAAAGTATACGGCGTCAATGTTGCTGGTGTATTATGGGGAATTCAAGCAGCACATGAACAATTCAAACAATTGAACCATGGTGGTAAAATTATTAATGCGACATCTCAAGCAGGTGTAGAAGGTAATGCAGGATTATCATTATATAGTAGTACTAAATTTGCAGTACGTGGTTTAACACAAGTTGCAGCAAGAGACTTAGCACTTGAAGGTATTACCGTTAATGCTTTTGCGCCGGGTATTGTTAATACACCAATGATGGAAAGTATTGCTAAATCTACTGCTGAGGAAGCAGGTCAACCTGAAGAGTGGGGTTGGCAACAATTCTCTAGTCAAATTGCTTTAGGTAGATTATCTGAACCGGAAGATGTCTCTAATGTAGTAGGATTCTTAGCAGGTAAAGATTCTGATTACATTACAGGTCAAACAATCATCGTCGATGGTGGTATGAGATTCCATTAA
- a CDS encoding DUF488 domain-containing protein, with translation MVTLYTIGHVNYDLTTFAKMLKFADITMIEDVRAFPKSPKHPQYNQQEMEQWLLQHGINYRHNDLLGGRRPISQHVGQNLNAGWSNQSFHNYADYTLTAEFKEGIEQLLVDAQTYNVAMLCAERHPSRCHRLIISNWLVAQGYNVVHIVLNHHNQIELIPHQLGQWGAMPIIEDDNEVVYPQDISK, from the coding sequence ATGGTGACACTTTATACAATCGGGCATGTTAATTATGATTTAACAACGTTTGCGAAGATGCTAAAATTTGCCGATATTACAATGATTGAAGATGTTAGAGCATTCCCTAAAAGTCCTAAACATCCCCAATACAATCAACAAGAAATGGAACAATGGTTACTGCAACATGGCATTAACTATCGACATAATGACTTATTAGGTGGAAGAAGACCAATATCACAGCATGTTGGACAAAATTTGAATGCAGGATGGTCAAATCAATCATTTCATAATTATGCTGATTACACGTTAACAGCAGAGTTTAAAGAAGGTATCGAACAATTATTGGTAGATGCACAAACTTACAATGTAGCAATGTTATGTGCTGAAAGGCATCCTTCAAGATGTCATCGTTTGATTATTAGCAATTGGTTAGTAGCACAAGGTTATAACGTTGTGCATATCGTGTTAAATCATCATAATCAAATTGAATTGATACCACATCAATTAGGTCAATGGGGTGCTATGCCCATTATTGAAGACGATAATGAGGTTGTTTATCCACAAGATATATCGAAATAA
- a CDS encoding class I SAM-dependent methyltransferase, with product MEKSYDIWWQKGQETDDDMAKDHQQSWERTISLLNKQDIEDKVILDFGCNQGGFLRALYHKFHFQEGVGIDLAKKSLQKAESLKGDLPLSYVLSDKPEQTGKHFDTAISTSVLYLIEDIEQHAKDLKAVLKPQGVYYATFADHSSNPSRDYIAQVINEYGATPSQNHTLKYIVDSFVNQGYDVAVIKEPVPEIIDLTHYSDFYLSPNDYLRTLFDESFLIKATLKEGSAYE from the coding sequence ATGGAAAAAAGTTATGATATTTGGTGGCAAAAAGGTCAAGAAACAGATGATGATATGGCAAAAGATCATCAACAATCATGGGAACGTACGATTAGTTTGTTAAATAAACAAGATATTGAAGATAAAGTTATTTTAGATTTTGGGTGTAATCAAGGAGGTTTCCTAAGAGCGCTATATCATAAATTTCATTTTCAAGAAGGTGTGGGTATTGATCTCGCTAAAAAGTCATTACAAAAAGCAGAGTCGTTAAAGGGAGATTTACCTTTATCTTATGTGTTATCAGATAAACCAGAACAAACCGGGAAACATTTTGATACAGCAATTAGTACGTCAGTGCTTTATTTAATTGAGGATATTGAACAACATGCTAAAGATTTAAAGGCTGTCTTAAAGCCGCAAGGTGTCTACTATGCGACATTTGCAGATCATTCGAGTAATCCAAGTCGTGATTACATAGCGCAAGTAATAAACGAATATGGCGCAACACCATCGCAAAATCATACATTGAAATATATTGTTGATAGTTTTGTAAATCAAGGATATGACGTTGCTGTAATTAAAGAACCAGTACCTGAAATAATTGATTTAACGCATTATAGTGATTTTTATTTGTCTCCTAATGACTATTTACGTACATTATTTGACGAATCATTCTTAATTAAAGCTACATTGAAAGAAGGTAGTGCGTATGAATAA
- a CDS encoding ABC transporter permease: MWKVTLKFVLYMLVSSFIIFILVEQTSGNPAILYLQRHGYTTITQQHIDQAQHHLGLSRNIFLRYIDWVYHALTLDLGYSFITHERVMLLISHAISATLKLIIWSTVILLPLGYSIGYLTGIYAHRRWAYFVKGISQFITSMPEYWLAILAIYYFGVKWHVLPFVGSNSWQHFILPVIVIVLVDGCHIILLVAHLVSKTVDSDAYQLACLRNYHLRDRLYTQFKEIFAPIMTISVNTIIQLFGKIVILEVIFSMSGVGKLLINAINQRDYPLIQGILVIIIVTIMLINYLGDLAILKNDPKLSCQQRHM; this comes from the coding sequence ATGTGGAAAGTAACGCTTAAATTTGTTCTATATATGCTTGTTAGTTCATTTATTATTTTTATTTTAGTGGAACAAACGTCAGGAAATCCTGCAATTTTATACTTACAACGACATGGATATACTACAATTACGCAGCAACATATTGATCAAGCACAACATCATCTTGGTTTAAGTCGTAATATCTTCTTACGCTATATTGATTGGGTCTATCATGCTTTGACTTTAGATTTAGGATACAGTTTTATCACACATGAACGTGTGATGTTATTAATCAGTCATGCTATCAGCGCAACATTAAAGCTAATAATATGGTCAACAGTGATCTTGTTACCTTTAGGCTATAGCATAGGTTATTTGACAGGCATATATGCACATCGTCGTTGGGCATATTTTGTTAAAGGTATTAGTCAATTTATTACTTCTATGCCTGAATATTGGTTAGCTATATTAGCTATCTATTATTTCGGTGTTAAATGGCATGTTTTACCCTTTGTTGGTAGTAATTCTTGGCAGCACTTTATATTACCAGTCATAGTGATTGTGCTTGTCGATGGTTGTCATATTATATTATTGGTGGCGCACTTAGTCAGCAAAACAGTCGATAGTGATGCTTATCAGTTAGCGTGTTTACGCAATTATCACTTGCGAGATCGATTATATACACAATTTAAAGAAATATTTGCACCAATTATGACTATATCTGTAAATACTATTATTCAATTATTTGGGAAAATTGTCATTTTAGAAGTGATTTTTAGTATGTCGGGTGTAGGTAAATTATTAATTAATGCTATTAATCAACGAGACTATCCATTAATTCAAGGTATTTTAGTTATCATCATTGTAACAATTATGCTTATTAACTATCTTGGAGACTTAGCTATTTTGAAAAATGATCCTAAATTAAGTTGTCAACAACGTCATATGTAA